A genomic stretch from Silurus meridionalis isolate SWU-2019-XX chromosome 1, ASM1480568v1, whole genome shotgun sequence includes:
- the LOC124392042 gene encoding membrane-spanning 4-domains subfamily A member 4A-like — protein sequence MASTHPIPLNNLRNGYTIVTQVIPSSDAVTADRPPTHPSSPLGRFLKGEPKALGTVQIMNGLFTLFLALLILGYSYFSFIGYGLAVSFSIIHLIAGSLTVSTSKRLHPCKVKWTLCMNIFSALSAVISIILISMYLMFSNRCYGYECRYYYQSPGLNGTFLVFSLLQFSVSVAITVFASKATCSDESSMNVVSVVPNPESCFPMDTSFSAPFTHMGFGATNAMGVSSTPAELPPSYSETKRDSDN from the exons ATGGCCAGCACTCATCCGATTCCTCTGAATAACCTAAGAAACGGCTACACGATCGTCACTCAGGTTATTCCATCATCAGATGCTGTGACAGCTGACCGACCCCCGACTCATCCTTCAAGCCCCCTGGGGAGATTCCTGAAAGGAGAACCAAAAGCTCTGGGG ACAGTCCAAATCATGAATGGTTTGTTTACACTCTTTCTTGCCCTGTTGATTCTGGGATACTCTTACTTCAGCTTCATAGGCTACGGATTAGCTGTCAGTTTCTCGATCATT CACCTCATTGCTGGTTCTCTGACCGTCTCAACGAGCAAAAGGCTTCATCCCTGTAag GTGAAGTGGACCTTGTGCATGAACATTTTCAGTGCGTTATCTGCAGTGATCAGCATCATCCTAATCTCCATGTATCTGATGTTTTCTAATCGCTGTTATGGTTACGAATGCAGATATTATTATCAG agCCCTGGGTTGAATGGCACCTTTCTGGTTTTCTCACTACTCCAGTTTTCTGTGTCTGTTGCCATCACGGTTTTTGCCAGTAAAGCCACATGCTCGGATGAATCTTCT ATGAATGTAGTCAGTGTGGTCCCTAATCCTGAGAGTTGCTTCCCCATGGACACGTCTTTCTCGGCTCCTTTCACTCACATG gGATTTGGTGCAACCAACGCCATGGGTGTGAGCAGCACTCCTGCAGAGCTTCCACCATCGTACAGCGAGACCAAAAGGGATTCAGACAATTGA
- the LOC124392052 gene encoding membrane-spanning 4-domains subfamily A member 15-like, which yields MDTAVVKESPKALGTVQMMIGVVIFFFGDVLKNIVNGVTVHSYITYWGSICFICTGALSVSSVDWRKQCVMKATLVMNVFSVVSAVLAVILFSIDLGPSSFRAILCKPCFYQLSMYYCQLQLKQVLGTIGVLLVFSLLEILVSIAMFVLTWKARSSIEIL from the exons ATGGACACAGCTGTAGTTAAAGAAAGCCCAAAAGCACTGGgg ACTGTCCAGATGATGATCGGCGTCGTTATATTCTTCTTTGGTGAcgttttaaaaaacattgttaaTGGTGTGACTGTTCACAGCTACATCACCTACTGGGGGTCGATCTGC TTTATCTGCACTGGTGCTCTGTCGGTCAGCTCTGTGGACTGGAGGAAACAATGTGTG ATGAAAGCCACGCTGGTAATGAACGTGTTCAGTGTGGTGTCTGCAGTTTTGGCTGTCATCTTGTTCTCTATCGATCTGGGACCGTCGTCTTTCCGAGCCATACTGTGCAAACCGTGCTTTTATCAGCTGTCAATGTATTACTGTCAGTTACAACTG aaacaagtACTGGGAACAATCGGTGTccttcttgttttctctcttctcGAGATACTTGTCTCGATTGCGATGTTTGTACTGACCTGGAAAGCCAGAAGTTCTATTGAAATCCTG TAA
- the LOC124397384 gene encoding membrane-spanning 4-domains subfamily A member 15-like isoform X1, translated as MANWTIMNESPKALGTVQIIIGAVVFLFGFVLKSVSDSEIIINSVNSNIIYWGSFSFIISGALSVASLDTSHPSLVKAALAMNVVSLAIASAGVRVFSDDLQKSPEYHCSHIFYQRELALIFCRFFWKHTIGNSKVLLGFSVLEIIVSIATFVLTWKVRSSTETTSAAVPHST; from the exons ATGGCGAATTGGACCATTATGAACGAAAGCCCAAAAGCACTGGGG aCTGTCCAGATCATAATTGGAGCAGTGGTGTTCCTCTTTGGGTTTGTTCTAAAATCTGTTTCTGACTCTGAAATCATCATCAACAGTGTCAACAGCAATATCATATACTGGGGATCTTTTagt TTCATCATCTCTGGTGCTCTGTCTGTTGCTTCCCTGGACACCAGTCATCCTTCTTTG GTGAAAGCAGCACTGGCTATGAATGTGGTCAGTCTTGCGATTGCAAGTGCAGGGGTCAGAGTGTTCTCCGACGATCTGCAGAAGTCTCCAGAATACCACTGTTCACATATATTTTATCAGAGGGAACTGGCACTGATTTTCTGTAGATTCTTTTGG AAACATACGATTGGAAACAGTAAAGTGCTTCTGGGATTCTCTGTTCTTGAGATCATTGTCTCCATCGCAACTTTTGTACTGACGTGGAAAGTCAGAAGCTCCACTGAAACCACG TCTGCAGCAGTTCCACATTCCACCTGA
- the LOC124397384 gene encoding membrane-spanning 4-domains subfamily A member 15-like isoform X2 has product MANWTIMNESPKALGTVQIIIGAVVFLFGFVLKSVSDSEIIINSVNSNIIYWGSFSFIISGALSVASLDTSHPSLKHTIGNSKVLLGFSVLEIIVSIATFVLTWKVRSSTETTSAAVPHST; this is encoded by the exons ATGGCGAATTGGACCATTATGAACGAAAGCCCAAAAGCACTGGGG aCTGTCCAGATCATAATTGGAGCAGTGGTGTTCCTCTTTGGGTTTGTTCTAAAATCTGTTTCTGACTCTGAAATCATCATCAACAGTGTCAACAGCAATATCATATACTGGGGATCTTTTagt TTCATCATCTCTGGTGCTCTGTCTGTTGCTTCCCTGGACACCAGTCATCCTTCTTTG AAACATACGATTGGAAACAGTAAAGTGCTTCTGGGATTCTCTGTTCTTGAGATCATTGTCTCCATCGCAACTTTTGTACTGACGTGGAAAGTCAGAAGCTCCACTGAAACCACG TCTGCAGCAGTTCCACATTCCACCTGA
- the LOC124389785 gene encoding membrane-spanning 4-domains subfamily A member 12-like produces MPLTAPKVDIKSLGIVQTMVGFVILMFGVAIKDYNLKTVNSGIMYWGSLCFIICGSLSVSVMEHRLPNLVKASLVMNVISAVAAFGAFIVFCIDLVPLSGNQPACQDIDKCFLVVIVYLMRGLLRVFIVFSVLEICMAIWTFILIWKSRDSIETIS; encoded by the exons ATGCCTCTAACGGCTCCCAAAGTGGACATAAAATCCCTGGGG ATTGTCCAGACAATGGTCGGGTTTGTGATCTTAATGTTTGGAGTTGCAATTAAAGATTATAATTTGAAAACTGTCAACAGTGGCATCATGTACTGGGGATCCCTTTGC TTTATCATCTGTGGGTCTTTATCGGTCAGTGTCATGGAACATCGTCTTCCCAATTTG GTGAAAGCCTCGCTGGTGATGAACGTGATCAGCGCTGTGGCTGCTTTCGGAGCCTTCATTGTGTTCTGTATTGATCTGGTGCCTCTCAGTGGCAATCAACCAGCCTGTCAGGATATTGACAAATGTTTCTTGGTCGTTATAGTG TACCTCATGCGTGGACTCCTTCGAGTGTTCATAGTCTTTTCTGTTCTTGAGATCTGCATGGCCATCTGGACATTTATTCTGATCTGGAAATCCCGTGACTCCATTGAAACTATT TCCTAG